The nucleotide sequence CCAGttccggggcggggccgggaggaAGGAGGGTGTTGGCAAGCAGCGGTCAGGACCAGGGGCAGCTCCCTTCGCCCGGCGGGGCGGGCCGCGCCTGGCCCCGCCCGGCGGGGAAGCAGGGACTCTCAGGAGGGGAGACTGGACGCTTTGCCGAGGGGTGGGCCAGGGACGCTGAGAGTCAGCCCCAGGGAGCGCAAGGGAACTGCACCTGTCACCAAAGAGCGGGACAGGCTGCTCAGGGACGGGAAGGTCCTGACGGGGTGAGGCAAGGAGGGCAGCGGAGGATGCTCCCAGGACAGCGATGCCCAGGCTGGGATGCAGGGGCCGGGGACTTGGAGCCGGGATGCATGGGCGCGGAGGCGTGAGGCACCGGGTGGGGTGTACCGCGGGGAGGAACGCACTGGGTCTGGGATGCTCCCGGACGGGGCGTCCCGGAGACCAAGGCAGCCTCGTACCTTGCAGCTCGCGGGTGAGCTCCACGCTGGCCTTGGCCATGGCGGccgctgctactgctgctgctgcagaggagccgccgccgccgccgcccgggagCCGCGGCACATGCTAGACCCGGCTCCGGCAGGGCCCGGCGCTGAGCGCTGCAGCAGCGGCGGAGCCCGCTCCCGTCAGGGGCGGCTGCGCGAGCGCTCCTCCCCCCGCCTCGGAGAGCTGGGTCTCCCGCCCCGCCCGGAGAGGTGCGGGACTGAGCATGCGCGCCGCGCTGCCGAGCCGCGTGAGACCCCGCGCGCGCTCGCACCGACCCCTCCCGGCCGCTCGCGCGTGAGAGGCCCGATGCGCGTCGCCTGCTGTCGGGGCACCCTCCGGGGCTGGGGGGCAGCTTTCCGTGCCACTCAGTCCTCAGGCACCACCGGCAGAACCCATTTCTTTTGTTCGTGGGTCTGGGTACACCTCCCGGGTTATTCTTGCAGGGCCCCTCCCTTTTCTCCCGCCGGCCTGGACCCGTCCAGCTTGTCCTTGCTGACCCGAGAGCAGACTGGGGTCCGAGGGCAACGACGGAGAGGACCTGGTTGGGTCTGGGGGGAGTTCGTCCTGCTTGCTCGCTAGCTGGCTGGCTCGCTCGTCCGTTCGGGGATCCCTGTGGCGTCCTTGACACCATCCCTGGGGGTGTGAGGCCCAGAGTAGCACCTGGGAGTTCCTATGCCACCTCCTCTCAGCTGGCAGCTCTGCAGAAACCTCACCTGCACCCCTGAGCATCACGCTCAGGTCctggagacagggaggagggatAGGGGGATCCAGAGATCCAGCCTGCCCAGACTTTTGCTCTCTGCTCAGCTGAGCACCCTACACTGAGAAATGAACACATTGATTCAAAGCAATGCAATCATCTGCATTTTATTTGCACCTCATTTGCAAGTTGTTAATTTCTAACCCTGCTCCTTCCACTCCAGGTTCCTTCTTTCCCCATCTTCCCAATTCCCCCAaggcccagaaaaaaaaaaaattggtctttGCCAAGGTAGACTCAGCCTTCTCAGCAAGTCTGCCCTGTGTTCCCAGGGGAAGCCTTTATTCAAGGCCATAGTAACAGTGGGAATCGTCCTAAGACCCTATCTTGCAGGGTCTGGACTGCAGGGAAGGCTGGATCTTGTCACAGGGCAGACTGATTTTGCGAGGTGAGCAGTATGATAAGCAGAGGTTGGAGAGGCCAGAATGAATGCTGGAACAGCACCCAAGAGCTGGAGCCCACCTCTACCCTGTGGGCTGTCTCCAGGTCCTCAGAGGCGGGATGGGGTTCCTCCACCCACCACCACTGTCTCCCCAGTGATGTAGCTGGCATCTTCAGAGCACATGAAAGACACGATGCCTGCACACTCCTCTGGCGTGCCTATCCTGGGGAATAGGAGAAACAAAGAAGGGAGTAAAAATCAAATAGGTCAGGCCCCTCACCTGGCTCACAGGAATGAAATTTGCTTAATCAACAATTATCAGGCCggtcggtggctcatgcctgtaatcctagcactctgggaggccgaggcgggtggatcgtttgagctcaggagttcgagaccaggctgagcaagagcaagaccccatctctactaaaaaatagaaggaaattaattggccaagtaaaatatatatacaaaaaattagccgggcatagtggcacatgcttgtagttccagctacttgggaggctgaggcaggagggttgtttgagcccaggagtttgaggttgctgtgagctaggctgacactacagcactctagcctgggcaacagagtgagactctgttccaaaaaaaaaaaaaaaaagagaattatcaGATGATTTTTCAGGACCAGTGTACAAGTTTCCTACCTATCAAATAGGGTTACCATGAGGATAAGCTGATATAATTTAGTATAAACATACTGTACTCTATACAAACCATTATATATAGTGTTCAAATAATATAGAGACACACTGTTTATTAGAGAGCtcaggataccaaaatccaaagtTATATAGATAAAAAGGTGACCAATTATTTTATACTTCACAAAAATTTGTTTCACATGTGTGCATATGACTCAAGTGTCAGAGGGTCTGTGTGACAGTAAATGCTGTGTTTAAAATGATTCCATTTGTAAAAGTTCAATTTACAGATGACTTTTTGAATCTATAATATATTTGTCCCTTAAAGCCAGGTTCATTCCGTCAAAATGTGCTAATTCTTATTGTTTTCATAGTTAGGGAACACTTGAATCTGACTGTCATAGAATGCTGTACAGGTGGGTAGAGTGAGTAACTCAGAGGGCCTGAATTAGTGGTTCTCCATCCTAGCTGCACCTTGCAAGCATTTGagagactttaaaaaaacaaaaacaaaaacatgcccAGGGCCCACCTTGGACCAACTGCAGAATCTTTAGGAGTGGAGCCTGAGCCTCTGCAGTTTAAaaagtttcccaggtgattctaatgtgtatcTATAATATGGGTCTAGATCATTCACTGGGGCTCTAGGATGACAATACCCACACTTATTAATGAGTTGTGAACTAGGCCTATGGTTCATGCGTGACATCAGAATGGCTTTGGGAGGATTTCAGACTCTGGGATGTTTGGACCAGTAAGGGTTTAGGTTTTGCTGACATTTATCCTTGAGGGGACAAGATGCAGAAGCTAAAGACCAAGAGAGTACTCAGAAACCAGAAGGTGGAGAAAGGCAGAGAATGGAGAGGAAAGGCAGCCAGGCAGTTCAGCCAGCTTACTGGGCAAGAGAGTAACTTTCTTAGTCAGGCAGAGTTTGGGGCTGAGAAAAGCTCTGCGTTCCTTTTATTTGGATTGTAGGATCATCTACCTGAGCCTTGAAAACATGACTCTTTATTCAAGGGGAACTAAAAAAGCATGGTTTTGCTTTTGGTCGCCACAGATGCCCAGCGGTGGAGGCAAACACCCAGGTGGAGAGAGGAGTCAGGGCTTTTCCCAAGAGCTTTGCTCTGCTGAGCGCCAGACACCTCTGTGTGTGTGCCATCTGCAATGGAAGCAGACTTGCTGCCCAGGCCACTGCAGTGATAAAGTGTTTATGAATTTGTGaagtctgggaggcagaggagagcaTGCCCATGTTGTCTGTGGGACTGAGACAGTGAGCCGTGGGCTGTGTTAGGGACCACACCTTTCCATCTTCGTTCCTCCTACCCTGCCCCTATGACAACCTTACCTTCTTATCCGAAGGGTTTCTTTCATGCTTTCCTCTTTTGCCTTGTCCATCCAGAactgcaggaagaaaggaaatctcTTTATATGCAAGAAGGGGAAacggagggacagagagagaagaaactgcCCATCCTCACATCAACTGAGaggaagaatggagagagagattcCCCTTCCCGTTTCACTTTTGTATTTCCCTGGCTCCCAGCTCTCTCCACTGcccttttccatttcattcactTCACGAGGCATTTCACTGCATCTCTCCAATTCTCACCCACTTAAGGAGATAGGAAACAGTGAGAGTAGAGTCTGAATTCCTCAGTGTCCACCCTCCATCTCAGGAAAGGAGTGAAGGAGTCTGCTCTGGGTAGAGCAGCTGGGACAGAGAGGGAACATGGGAAAgtcctgcgtgtgtgtgtgtggggatggTGTGGATGGGAGCTTAGGAGTCAGGTATTGGGCTTCCCCATCCAAGATGGGGTCCCAGTGGGGTGCAGGGCTCCCCTTCCTCACCACACTGCTGAAGCTAGTCTTGATAAGTCCAGGTGCCAGGCAGTTCACCCGAATGTTCCTTGGGGCCAGCTCTATGGCCAGGTTCTTGGTGAGACCCAGCAAGGCTGTTTTACTAACATTGTAagggcccaggccctggggaaagaagagaatggGTTAGAAGCATAGTTTCTAGGTCAttcttggtttttattatttgacATAAAGGTACAGCGGTCAATAGGGTATCTCCTGTAAGGGAGGGTCACAGTTAGGAAATTGCCATGTGGATAAACCTCCCCTCCCCGGGGTCATGGTGGCAAGGCATCTATTGTGGGAAGGGTCTTGGTGGTGTGATTCTAAAAAGGGACACAAGCTGCTTTGGGTCACTGGAGGGGTGGGAAGATGTGAGATGGAGAATGGGGTGGAAGTGGCAGACAAAAGGGTTCTTACAGGAAATGGATTGAAGGCTGCTATGGAGGCCACGATCACCACTGAGCCGcctctggaaaaagaagagagctGACCTTCTCCCCAGATGGCGATATTCCCTAGCCCCTGGGCCCCATCTCCCCCCGGCTTGCCCTCACTGTCTGTACCCTCGTTTCTCCATTTCCGGCACCACCACCTTCGTCATCAGGGCTGCGGCCTTCACATTAATGTCCAGAATCTGGAGCcaagagaagaaggaaacagcaTGAGGGAAGAGCGTTGAGGAGGGAAGAGCATTGAGGAGGGAAGAGCGTTGAGGAGGCATGGCGATGATGATTTATAGCGGGCTCCTGTTAGTTAGAGCTGATGCAGATCTTAGTGGTGGTCTACCTGGGCCTTACCGGGATGAATCCAGGGTTCAGGGAGAAGCAGCTCTCACCTGCTGTTCAGCTAGATACATTAGGTTCAGATGAAAAAATGGAGCCTGGTTCATCTTGTGTCCTAACCGGCCAAATAGGATTTGGCCCAGAATAAGCCTAAACACATAAGGATGCCTTGGATTTGAGCTGGGTTTTCTGCATTTCTTCAGAGTAGGGAGAGCCTGGAATTAACCACCTCCCCGACCTGCCCTGGAGGGGGCCAAGCTCCTCAGGGAACACGTGGCCTGTCctcgggcacttgggttgctccAGAACTTCTTTGGCTTCTGAACTTAGGGAGGGAGCTGCTCTGGGCCTTCCAGGCTGGACTTTCTGGCTGGACATTACTGGAGCGTGGGGTGATGTGGAAGCAGCTCTGGGGCAGCTGGGGCATAGGCTACCATCAAACCCACATCCAGAATTAAAGCAGACCTGCGACCCCTGCTTACATTCCAGACAACTTCTTATCTAAAAAATTTCAGTCTTACAGAAAAGGGGAAATAGAAGTACAATGAAAATCCAGATATCCTTTATATTCTGCCCCATTTGCCTTCTCTATGTATTATacctacacattttttaaaaatgcaccatTGAAAGTAAGTTGCAAACTTCACAATGCTCTATCCCTAACTACTACTCTAGCACACATTTCCAAAGAACAAAGATATTCTTTTATACAACCACAATCCATTGCCACACCTGAGAAGTTTAATATTGATGATGATTTTATCTAACATGTTGTCCATAATAAAATTTCCTTAGTTGTCCCTgaaatgtccttttttaaaaaaaatccagggtTCAATCAAGGATCAACCATAGCATTTAGATttgatatatgttaatattttgaaaaatgtaaactcaaaagaaaaattacaggcataccttgttttattatACTTTGCAGATATAGTGTTTTTTGCAAATTGGAGGTATGTGGCAAACCTGCATTGAGAAAGTCTGTTGGaaccatttttctaacagcatgtgGTCACTTTGTGTCTTATTTTGATAATTCtctcaatattttaaactttttcattatatctGTTATAGTTATCTGTGATTAGTgatatttgatgtttttattgtaattgttttaggGTGACACAAACCGTGCcaatataaaatgacaaatttaattgataaatgttgtatgtgttctgactgttccacCAACCAGCCAttgccctgtctctctccctctcctctggccttcctattccctgagacaacaatattgaaatcGGGCCAGTTCACAACCCTACAATGGTCTCTAAGTGAAATAAGAGTTGCAGacctctcattttaaatcaaaagctagaaatgactaAACCTAGTTAGGAAAGCATGTTGAAAGCTAAGACAGattgaaagctaggcctcttgcaccaaactcTTGCcgagttgtgaatgcaaaggaaaagttgcagacctttcattttaaatcaaaagctagaaatgattaaacctAGTTAGGAAAGCATGTTGAAAGCTAAGACAGattgaaagctaggcctcttgcaccaaactcTTGCcgagttgtgaatgcaaaggaaaagttcttgaagaaaattaaaagtgctactccagtgagcatataaatgataagaaagcaaaacagccttattactGATATGGAGGAAACTTTagtggtctggacagaagatcaaatcagtcacaacattctcttaagccaaagcctaatccagagcaaagccctaactctcttcaattctttgaagtctgagagaggtaaggaagctgcagaagaaaagttggaagctaggaGAGGTTGGTTCATAAGGTTTAAGGAGAGAAGGCAcatccataacataaaagtgcaaggtgaagcggcaagtgctgatgtagaagttgTATCAGGTTATCTGGAAGATCTGGCTAAGATAAttaatgaaggtggctacactaaacaacagatttttaatgtagaaaaaaCAGCTTCTAtggaaaaagatgccatctaggactttcatagctagagaggagaagtcaaggCCTGGCTTCCAAAAAAACTCCAAAGGACAGGACTAATGCAACTGGTGACTTTAAGtggaagccagtgctcatttaccattctgaaaatcctaaggcccttaagaattatgctaaatctactctgtgcTCTATCAGTGGAGCAACAAAGCCTGGataacagcacatctgtttacaccatgatttactgaatattttaagctgacTGTTGAGagctactgctcagaaaaaaagattcctttcaaaagattACTGCTCACTGAAAGtacacctggtcacccaagagctctagTGGAGATGTGCAaagagatgaatgttgttttcatggcTGCTAACACAACAtgcattctgcagcccatgggtCAAGGagcaattttgactttcaaatgtttttagtttaagaaatacatttcataggGCTATACCTGCCATAAAGATTCCTCTAATGGATCTggggcaaagtcaattgaaaaccttctggaaaggattcactattctagatgccatttaGAACATTTGTGTTCATGGGAGGAAGACAAAACATCAACATGAACAGGAGTGTAGAAtaagttgattccaaccttcgTGGATGGCTTCAGTAGagggaagtaactgcagatgtggtggaaaaagcaagagaattagaatgagaagtggagcctgaagatgtgactgaattgctgcaatctcatgataaaactggaatggatgaggagttgcttcttgttggatgagcaaagaaagtagtttctttctttctttctttctttctttctttctttctttctttctttctttctttctttctttctttctttctttctttctttctttctttctttctttctttctttctttctttctttctttctttctttctttctttctttctttctttctttctttctttctttctttctttctttctttctttctttctttctttctttctttctttctttctttctttctttcttttctttctttctttctttctttctttctttctttctttctttctttctttctttctttctttctttctttctttctttctttctttctttctttctttctttctttctttctttctttctttctttctttctttctttctttctttctttctttctttctttctttctttctttctttcgagacagtctcgctttgttgcccaggctagagtgagtgccgtggcgtcagcctagctcacagcaacctcaaactcctgggctcaagcaatcctcctgcctcagcctcctgagtagctgggactacaggcatgtgccaccatgcccggctaatttttttctatatatattagttggccaattaatttctttctatttatagtagagacggggtctcgctcttgctcaggctggttttgaactcctgacctcaagcaatctgccctcctcggcctaccagagtgctaagattataggcgtgaggcatCGCACCTGGCCAGAAAGTAGTTTCTTatgatggaatctactcctggtgaagattctatgaacattgttgaaatggcaATAtgggatttagaatattacatagactgggttgataaagcagtggcaaggTTTGAGAGAATTTACTCCaagtttgaaagaagttctactgtaggTAAAGTGCTATCAAACAGCACTGCATGATACAGAGAAATCTTTAGTGAAGGGAAGAGTCAATctatgtggcaaacttcattgttgtcttatttgaATATATTGACACAGCCACTTCAATCTTCAGCAATCAGTCAGCAGCTGTCAACATTGTGGAAAGACCCCTCCATCAGGAAAAAGATTATGATGTGCTGAAGTTTCAGATGATCGTTAGCATTTcgtaaaaataaagtatttctaaattaATGTATGGACaatgttttttagacataataccattgcacacttaatagactaaagcataatgtaaatataacttttatatgtaccaGGATACCAAAAATTTgtatgacttgctttattgcaatattcactttatttcaGCTATTTGGACTTGAACTGAAGATACTTCTAAGGTATGTCTATACTTTGTTTAAAACTGATTTtcaggccaaggcg is from Microcebus murinus isolate Inina chromosome 6, M.murinus_Inina_mat1.0, whole genome shotgun sequence and encodes:
- the LOC105866620 gene encoding dehydrogenase/reductase SDR family member 4, with protein sequence MQKVGLLLGRSARAWRSVRMASSGVARRDPLANKVALVTASTDGIGFAIARRLAQDGAHVVVSSRKQQNVDRAVAALQGEGLSVSGTICHVGKAEDRERLVATAVKLHGGIDILVSNAAVSPFFGNLMDATEEVWDKILDINVKAAALMTKVVVPEMEKRGGGSVVIVASIAAFNPFPGLGPYNVSKTALLGLTKNLAIELAPRNIRVNCLAPGLIKTSFSSVFWMDKAKEESMKETLRIRRIGTPEECAGIVSFMCSEDASYITGETVVVGGGTPSRL